AGGTGGTAACATCAGTTGAATGCAAGTGAATGAGTTAAAGCTATGGATAAAGAAATACAACTGTTTAAACAAAATGCAACCTCTTACCAACCTACCTGAAGGTGAAGATCTGGGGGGTAAATGCTTTTTTTCAATTAACATAAAGATTGATGGTCttacaaatacaaaacagaaaGCAGATAAAGTATAAAGTGGAAAATGTATCAATAATTCATGACAAAGAGTAAGTAGgggaaaaagctaaacaaaaaaaaagacttttattttggcgtggtcaTATAGCTGTGCCGCTCCCGCACTGTGAttaaactggagaaaggtttgttttaaagcttgtACACAGATGTAAACCAACTGATTAAAAGTTCAGGTTGTTAATTTCATGCtagatgtacctgctgttgacaatattattttaaccctttatacaaagaAGTAGTATTTTACTCACAAtaaggtctattgtttgaataagataggataaactttatttgtccccgagaagaaattcttgtcttgtgcaaaagagtgctacaacgttgctgtaagcagacaaaagtttaaagtttaaataactttaacttttgttaaaaaactttaacttttgttaaagtttaaataaagcaacatttaagtgtgtaataagtgttttaatgaaggttgaattttttaaattgcataatgtcattctattctaaatatacatcactatatataagaaatagaATAAtgttactagttttaatcagcttatttatttattgtttcttgctcacacttacctgatttatttttgttaattactctcatataaagaaactgttgaagcaaatgttgagaagttattttgttttttgttcattgttttatttattttaaacagggcatttttttattgctttgttaatttttacaggaaagtgtccaaacgcagagaaaatatatatattatacggAATGACTAGTTAAAACATGTAGTAGTAATGAATAGTTTTTACttgaagggcacctattttacccccctTTCataatttaagataagtcttttacgtctgtaaagtttcagctcaaaacacccatctgattattttttatacattttagaaCGTTGAGATTTTCTGCTTTAATAACTTTTACTTAgtgattaaacattttttaaattgtcttaaaatgtttagagtaTAGGGTTTGATTAACTCcaaatatgtgtgtctgtgtatgtcagAAAGTGGAGGGAGAAATGtgtcaataagtcatgactgcaacagtaagtttaaaaaaaagacttttattttggcgtggtgtgtgacgtcataagcATGCGTCGCGCTGTGATTTAACtgaagaaaggtttgttttaaagcgtttacgcttttataaagcgattgattaaggtttgttttttttcattcagtgctaaattatgtacctgttgttgacaatattattttaaaattttatacaaCGGAGTACTATTTCACTCACAGTAATGAGgactattgtttgaataaagataggataaactttttgttcctgaaaggaaatttgtcttgtgctAAAAAGTGCTACAcgttatagaggtaaagttggttttatagtcacacattcgttcatttagaagtctctatattgtacacaatgttactttaaatattcgatctgaattagcatgcaagtgtaacGAGTGGTGGGCAAAGCAAGGCTTCGTGAAACaatgaaacagtcgaagcaaatgtgtggaagcttcgaaacgtttcgaaaccccactctacagtgacacctagtggtaattttttatgtattgcactgaaacagtttcagcaaagaacgattgaacaaattgagggattaaaCCCAACTTTGTACATGAATTCCCtcaagtaacatagtacagtggGTAAGGAGTCAGACTTCCATGCAGGGTTAGTAGATTTTGAAGCCAGTTTgttgcagttgttttaaaatgctttaataccagttggtaatgctttgctcttgtatcgttttgtttcaacattggtctgatatccgaataaacaatttgtgaataaatatgtcttgtttttgtcttaaaacagggttgttgctagatcaaaaacggtggcctgaagttatcaataattatttatattattcattaaatttcccatttattgtattttattcatgtctaccctaaccctaaacccaaccatactgtaaaaatatttattattgttttacagtgttacaaaaatgatgctaaattgatggcgtaactgtagctgtatcctatttaggctacacaaaacagaaacatgattaaaatacataaaaccatgattccagagtatttgtacaagtcgggattcgaacccaaaacatcatgctagGCATAGAATCAATTAGCAAACACACAGTCCTCTAAGCCATATGAGACAGAGGTAGCTTggagaccttggcagtcaaattaggattcgccaggtctcgaaacgtttctaagctgatcgatgctttgaatcgcttcagtcacgtgactaggtgtttcgaacactttagtcacgtgactttggtgcttcggatcatgcttcggtgcagtgtttcgaaacacttgcgcttcgggatctcgacactgtgtcgaaacatcagtttcacgtcagccatccctaagtgtaacttgaaaacaacattagcactgtttatttgactgtgaacaatgttgtactttgatagtcattggctgctaatatgatttcagtatttagagtttgcaaataatacttttatgaaattacattattaaggggaaagtctgaatttgcaattataaaaccaattttacctctttttacacgttgctgtaagcagacaataaagtaaatgaaacaaacaaCACGATTAAGAACATACCTGAATAAAGTTTCAAAAAAGTTACAGAGATGTAacagtgtgtaataagtgttttaatgaaggtctAATTTAATGTTAGTCCATTCTAAATTTACATCAATATATGTAAGAAATAAAGTACTAGCTTTAATCTGCTCatttgaagcaagtgttgaagagaagttatcttatttctgttcattgttttgttcattttaaacaggataaagtgtccacactcagagaaaaactcctgctgaagcgactgatctacacactgttataaagatggcattTATTAAAGTAGAAAGTGAAGacctgaagattgaagaaacattcacagtcaaacaggaagatctgcaggaacaaacaggttgacttttattctcaaagaccaacgcagtcatttgatcctcattcagatatattttaataataagaatactaaattaaatccatcttgcagccctgagtgtgctgcctagttctcttaAATGCACAAAAGCACTCATTAAAAGacagaatgagtttctttcttgttacttgttctcatgttttttgtcattattttatgtattattagtctcctattttctctaccttcttaaggttattgcttttcttgttctcctactgtttgtaaagcatcctaAAGCACTggtactatataaaataaataaaaacaatcaattaaaaaagtttaactgagctgacgctatttgacctacagtattctcatagaagatatctgctattacagtgatagtttGGGCTAGAGTTagaattaaatcattattataataactaattaccagggctattgtgtttaaacaaagtgtttcgcagggtcttaaaatgtcttaaattccaaaatctaaatctaaaaatgccttaaaaactcttaaatttactgaaatattgtgttgtaggtcttaagtctttttaaacaagtcttaattttcctttgttcatgttttgctacccaatctggccaaaacccattcaatcaccagcaatccatctcaataaaactttttattcaaaattgtcattttaactcggtttatcataatggtttaattattttccttacaataatatttgcataaatgtgctccttgtatttactgctgaggacattgaCCTGGACAGATTATTGTGCAAAGATTTAgttaattatagttttaaaacatttaaaacctttgtttatttttttttaattttttttttacattttaaaaaagtttaggtTGGAAAAAGTGTACGGATACAAGTaaagcttgtttttacacaatataatttttttttttgctaagaaatatataaaatactgtgtttttatattaatttattattgtattattaaatgtatttattaattttttatatataatataattatatatagggCAAATAAAACCCTTTTCCATCTGGggtatttgaaaaattccttataCTTTAgcccttcttgagtcaaaaattttaaccctggtttaaagtatgtcagaaaacgtAGATGCcctaattttaaatatgctggataaaatggacacaaaaaataactattattttaaaacattgaacTACAGTATTCTAAATTATATGACGATTTTGTGAGACGACATGAGACaaaacaaattatagtggaataataacgtttagcattgcactaactacaactggccaacaaactagtttaaaaatgacttttgctgcttaagaaatggattacagcatgctgatgatatgcaaacatctGAGTGTGAAGTTCGTCAGTATTGATCATATTCTTTATGTACCAGCAGGCgccgccattggaatctttttgcttgagactttttttaCAGAATGAATTTTTAGATCCTGAAAACAGTGTAAAGACCCACACACACCAAGATGTTTTTTGCGtttttagcactgttgcctcatgacgtttctgtgcagagtttacacattctcccggtgctcacatgggttttcttTCCACTgtctaaaaacatgcaacttaagttacttgactaatccaaatcggcatctagtaagtagttatctcttaagagcaatcactttctgttcattagctactacagaagagttctcgagaactcccctttCGTCTTGCAAATGGGAGCCCCAGGCTCGTTAAGTGTAAacttttgaaataaatgaaatgaagtaGTAAAGTATGTAATCTTGCCATCTCATCATCACTCCAGTTTACAGCAAACGTGGCATTAAGCATTTGCATgtgctcattcattaattttccttcggcttagtccctttattcattaggggtcgcaacagcggaatgaacaactaACTTCTCCAGCATTTCTATTTAAactgtgaatgcccttccagctgcaacccagtactggaaaacatttgTTATATAACATAATTTATCTACAATAATTCAAACTCAGAAATATAGGCGTAAGTTATGTGTACTTGCTATGAACATGCAGTATTTGTCTCAATCAGGTCTTCCAAGCAAGTTACAAATGTTTAAATCCAGTGGAAGATGCATATGAGGGAACACAACATGAATAATCTAGAGCGAGTGCATTTGATCatctgcatttaaagccacaggcacaaaaagagcttggttttccTTTGACCGCCAAAATTATATTTTCTTCAAGGTATATAATCTGATTTTGAACTAAAACCTCAGACGCATTCTGAgaacaccaaagacttattttacatcttgtaaaaaaaggTTCATAAAAGGAACTCTTTAAAGGGATACCATTTTACTCTCATGTTttacatgtggttttaaacctttacgagtttctggattctgttgaacacaaaagaagatattgtaaaaaaaatgctggcttactttgtgttccataagaaaggaaatgtttaaaaccacatgacgcAGAGTAAATGgtaaactcattttaatatcTGGATGAAACATCCATCTTTTGCTTGTCACTTTGTGTCTTCGTACTAaagttaaacaatgtttttttttttttttttttttttaagacctgATGGTGTTGAAAGAAGAGGCTCATGAACAGAATGAAATGGAAGAGAAACTCCAAGAAAtaacgactgatgaaaaaccTACACTGACTAAAAAAACTTCATCACgtggaagacctcggaaatccaaatctGCGTGTAATTTCGGCAGTAAACAGAGTAGAAAGAGTTTTAGTCAAAagtcaaaccttgatgttcacactagggagaaaccttacacctgcgaacagtgtggaaagagttttggtcacATACAAGGCTTTGAaaaccacatgagaattcacactggagagaggcctttCAGTtgtaaacagtgtggaaagagtttcactcaAAAGGCAAACCTTGATGTTCGCATGAGAGTTCACACGAAGGAGAGgccttacacctgcgaacagtgtggaaagagttttacttATAAACAAGGCTTTACAACCCAcaagagaattcacactggagagaggccgtacacatgccaacagtgtgaaaAAAGCTTCTATCATCCAGGAAACTTTGcggtgcacatgagaattcacactggagagaggccgtatacatgccaacagtgtggaaaaagcttctaccAATCAGGAAACTTTGCagcgcacatgagaattcacactggggagaggCCGTACTCTTGCatccagtgtggaaagagttttaagcaaaatTGCACCCTTGAAGTCCACATGAGAACACACACTGGAGACAGAAGTTTTATTTGCTCATACTGTGGAAAACGTTTTTCTCAAAAACATGACCTtaacatccacatgaggattcacactggaaaaaaaactcacacatgcacacagtgtGGGAAAAGGTTTACTCAAAAAACAAGTCTTGACAACCACATGAGTATtcatactggagagaaaccttacagatGCACAGAGTGTGGGAAAACTTTCCCACATAAAAgctcactcaaacaccacatgagaactcacactggagagaagccgtttgcatgtactcagtgtggaaagCGCTTCACAACCAAAGCTAGCCTCAAGAACCTCATggatggtcacactggaaccatagtgttgACATGTGATCAGTGTGAAAAGAGTCTCACACGCAAAGAATCCATCAGGAAACACATCAAGAAGATTAACTCAGGAGAGGACCCttttagatgcagtgagtgtggaaagggctttaaacgtaaaagaagcctcaacactcacctaaagcttcacaatggagagcagagTCCCCAAAATTgaggccttgtccacacaaacactggtatattcaaaacggcagctttttcatgtagtttggctgttcattcaagtgaagtttatttatactacttttgagaggatcacatgcttatgtttgtctacggctggtcctgcattagccaacacatgat
The Danio rerio strain Tuebingen ecotype United States chromosome 4, GRCz12tu, whole genome shotgun sequence genome window above contains:
- the LOC137491088 gene encoding uncharacterized protein → MAFIKVESEDLKIEETFTVKQEDLQEQTDLMVLKEEAHEQNEMEEKLQEITTDEKPTLTKKTSSRGRPRKSKSACNFGSKQSRKSFSQKSNLDVHTREKPYTCEQCGKSFGHIQGFENHMRIHTGERPFSCKQCGKSFTQKANLDVRMRVHTKERPYTCEQCGKSFTYKQGFTTHKRIHTGERPYTCQQCEKSFYHPGNFAVHMRIHTGERPYTCQQCGKSFYQSGNFAAHMRIHTGERPYSCIQCGKSFKQNCTLEVHMRTHTGDRSFICSYCGKRFSQKHDLNIHMRIHTGKKTHTCTQCGKRFTQKTSLDNHMSIHTGEKPYRCTECGKTFPHKSSLKHHMRTHTGEKPFACTQCGKRFTTKASLKNLMDGHTGTIVLTCDQCEKSLTRKESIRKHIKKINSGEDPFRCSECGKGFKRKRSLNTHLKLHNGEQSPQN